A window of Sphaeramia orbicularis chromosome 8, fSphaOr1.1, whole genome shotgun sequence genomic DNA:
ATATATTCAGTACTATATTAACTTATATTAACTTTCTCTGTTAGAAATCTCATATCACACGTGAACTTATGATGCAGTTGAAAAGCAGCTGCGTAGAGCTTACAGAGAGTGAGAATCCAACAGATTTGGATGGCGAAGACTTGCTGAAGGTATTTCAActcacaaatgaataaaaatgctaTTTGAGCACATATCAATGTTcttgcaacaaacacagaaacaggatGTTTTGGCCCCTTCAAGCTCTGGTATTGGACTCTGTTCTCAGCCTTGTAGTTTGTTTATGCTGACCTGTGTTGGCATGTAGTCTATGAGTCTGCCTCAGTCTGTCTCCTGTTTCATCCTGCACATGCTTACATTGTACTTTCTGCCCCTCCTCTCTCTGCTGTAGAGACTGTTGGCTGTGATTGATGAAGTCTTGCTCAGCGGATCCCTCCATGATAACAGGAAAGTCTCCACCTTTCTGGACACAGTGGAGATAATTCTGAAGCTAATAGGACCCTTCAATAAGCCCCCAGGAACCAAGAAATCCTCAACTCACGGAGGTTAAATATAAAAGTCTCTCTACAGTAGTTTCCCTTCCCAAAGCTAGAAACGTTTTTGGCCATTTCCCTTACAACCTCTCAATAGCTGAAAAAATGATTTTGTTAAAGTCATCTCTCAAAAATCCACTGTCATCACATGCTTATCTTTGAATCTGAATCAGATCTGGAGCTGCTGATACATAAGGGATCTGTCCTACCACAAGGAGCTGTGACTTTATCAACTAAGCATGCCCAGCTGGATATTCAATTGGAGACAGCTGCAGGAGAGCCCTCCCATTACCCTGGTAATAATCATACAGTTAGCTTGCATTACAACAGATGAATTTCACAAGTAATGAGCGTCCACTTCAACCAGTGTTGTTCTGCTTTGAAAGGCTTTGCAACAGCGTCATTGCTGACTTATACAAACCTCGAGGACTATGCAAATGGCTTCTTCAGCGGGATGATTAAAGAAGAGGACCAAACCTacaaaatcaactctaaaattgTGACTGTCACTGTCAGTAACAAACACACAAGCCACCTCAGTGAGCCAGTCAAATTAACATTCCACCACCTGGAAGAGGTAACTATTTTTGCATGCTTCTGCAGTACAAATATTCCATCTATAATGATTATTGTCTCACTGGTTTGACCATTTCATCAATATATTTTTTACAGTCAACTGAAAATCGCACCTGTGTATTCTGGAATTCATCAGAAGCAGGAGGAACATGGTCTGCTAACGGCTGTGATGTGGTGTTGGAGGAGTCAAACCATACACACACAGTGTGTTCATGTCACCACCTCAGCAGTTTTGCTGTGCTCATGGCCCTTTATGAGATAGAGGTTCAACTGTCATTATAAACAGCATACACGGATTATTTTTATCTCTGTCTTTTCTGTGTAGTGAGGTAACTTTCATTTTTCTCCATCTTTCTAAAGGACAAGTTTGAGTTGCAGCTGATCACTTGGGTGGGTTTGTCCCTGTCACTCATTTGCCTGTTCATCTGCATCTTGACGTTCTCACTGATCCGTTCCATCCAGAGCCCCAGAACCACCATTCACCTGAACCTCTGCATCAGCCTCTTCATTGCCATTGTTATATTCCTCGCAGGCATTTCCCGTACAGAGAATCCGGTAAATAAAAAAGGGAACTATTTTTGTTACAAAGCACAAGTTGAGCTGTCAAAATGCTGGACAGTCCAGATGATTGCAATCTGAGTTTCTGTTTCTGTCATATGCTGCAGTGAAATAGATATGAAGCACAACTTCTCTATGTTCGGCCTATAGATTTATAAACACCAATTTAGCAACTACACTTGCTGAACTGTCTCCATAGTTTTTCTCATCATTTTTCAGCATACTTTGTCCTTTTTCTCCACTGCTGTCTTTCCACCCCTCATCTCTCCCTTCTGCATTAGGTTGGCTGTGCAGTGGTAGCTGGGCTGCTGCATTTCTTCTACTTGGCTGCATTTTGTTGGATGTGTCTGGAAGGCATACAGCTCTTCAGGATGGTTGTCCTAGTCTTTAACACCACCTTCAAACCCCTCTACATGATGGCAGGCGGCTATGGAGTTCCAGCTGTAATTGTCACAATCACTGCTTTAGTTAATGCCAAAGGATATGGCACCAAGAGATAGTATGTACCCTATACTGATGCTGATCTTgcaatttttttgtaatttatgcCCCAAACACAGTTTACACTAGCCTGACAATGTCTGCCTAACAATTTTTCAATATGCATTACAGTTGCTGGCTAAGCCTGCAATCCATCTGGAGTTTCTTTGGTCCCGCCTGCGTCATCATCATTGTAAGGAAGAAAATATTGTACTGAGTTCAATAATGTGCCAAAAGTTGACTTCACTGCTGTTTCAAACTCCATCTCTGTTGCCTTTCAGATTAACATTTTCTTCTTCCTTATCACGGTGTGGAAGTTAGCACAGAAGTTCTCAAGCTTAAACCCTGACCTGGACAATCTGCAGAAAATAAAGTGAGTCAGAAGAGTTTATTTATAATGTTCATATGTGAAGGATAGGGTACGGATGTATGTAAACATGTGAGTATGTGTCATCTGtaggaaagaaaagacagaatcaAGACTCCACCCTCTTTCCTGTGCCTCAGATTGAGcctgtgtgtgtctctgttgcCTCCTGCAGGGCGTTCATCATTACTGCAGTCGCTCAGCTGTGTGTGCTGGGAACCATGTGGATCTTTGGTTGCTTCCAATTCGAGGAGAAGACAATAATCATGTCTTACCTGTTTACCATCTTTGGCAGCCTTCAAGGGGTTATGCTTTTCGTcatgcattgtctgttttctaAACAGGTGGGCCATGGTAGTCCCCACAGAAATATGAAGAACTCAAGCTAGTAAATTGTAATGATTACTGACGTCAAAACTCAATTTGTTCTCTGGTTGTAGGTGAGGGAGGAGTATGGAAACATCCTGTCCAGATTCTgtgcaccacagaagaagagataCTCAGAGTTTGGTTACTCAAATTCCAGCAAAGCACATGTAAGAAATAGATTTTATGATTAAATTGTTCTGCATTATGTGATCTAATCCTCATATTTACTCATCCAATCAGATTCATActgtctacactgcaaaaattaaactcttaccaagtgtatttttctcatttctagtcaaaatatctcatcacacttaaaattagacataatcacctaaagagtaacttttcagtgagatataagaacttatttttagacaacagattttgaaaatcttacttcaagaaatcttaccaagatcattttcacttattccattggcagatttttttttgctgaattcaagattcttttttcttaattcaagcaaaaaaaatctgccagtggaacaagtgaaaattatcttggtaagatttcttgatataAGACTTCTACGATAAATCGTCTAAAAATACGTTCtcattatatctcactgaaaagttactatttaggtaattatgtcttattttaagtgtgatgagatattttgactagaaatgagaaaaatacacttggtaagatttagattttttgcagtgcactgaGAGTATAAAGATTCCTtgattcttttttgtcagacagataaatAAATTTACATCTGTCTAAATAAAAGAAACAAGGAAtctttttacacacatttactcaTTTTGCTAGAATGGGAGATGTAAGTGTATGTAATTCATTGTcttaaaacaaaaatctaaaataaaacaaattctaAACTAGAATCTAAAGGACAATAGAGAAAGGTGAGTGTAAACACGAAGATATGCCCTTTACTATTTTTTATTCATCAtccaaaaagtgaaaataaatcaaaaactGAATTATAGCCACAGCATAGTGGCACTTCCTTTAAAGACATTTTGCTACTAGTTGTAATTTAGGAGATATTTTGGACAGTTTATGCAGTTCTGAGAACGTACAAGTTTAGGAGTAAATGTGAAGTGTGGAAAAGTTTTCAATGCATCTGTCATGACTGATCCTCTCTGTCATCTTCAGGGATCTAAGAGCACCCAAGACACAGGCGAGTCTCATCTCTGAAGAGCTAAAGAATAACTGGAAGCAAAGTTGTTCCATTTCAGCTATATTTTTACTATCTTCACTTTGGTTGTCATTGCACCTGCTTTATTGCAAAATGTTGTAAATAGTATCAcctttaaattttttgtgtttacCGTCATACtggaaagaaaatgtgtttttaatgtaatataCATGAACGATTCCCTTAAAGAAGCAGGGATAATTTACATGGTAACCCCATTATCTTAAAGCTGGTTAGATGACCTAAACCTACAATGCACTtcaattttattttctgtttatgtaTTAAAAATATTATGATTTTGGACCAAATACCAAAATACTTATTATCACATTTTCCACATCCAGtatagcttattttgtcatctaGGTACTTTATTCAAACagtaaaaatgacattaaagataTTTTTAAAGAAAGCACTTTCTAGTAGTATAACGTCCATCATATTTAAATTAATCAAAATATAAATAACAAATGGAGGAAAATAATGGTCACAGATTTAACaagtatttttgtgtatataaTGTTGCTACATATATGAATAAATGCTGGTGTAACATATAACATTTATCATATATACGTattaatgcatttaattttatgaatgtttaaaacTTGAACGTTGCTTTTTATATTATAGTCTAttttaatacttgtactgttttaAGCACTGGTTAAGCGCAAATTTAGATTTTCTGATCGCTATCATTTGATCATAATGATTATCCTGGTGTGTATTTCTTAAGTACTTTTTCAAAGTGTGGATTATTTATGTTCTTCTCATGTATTTGAGCTGTTTTAATACTTACACCTCTCCTGGACACAGTAAagcaaaataaatattgtgatatGTGCTCTCTTATTTCATCCACTAGCCTGGATAATTTGATTTATTGTGCAGCCTAAATTAGTTTTCTGCCGCTGAAAGATAAAAACCATCATGGTTTTATGTTGCAGTCCAAGTAAAGATATCAACTAAGTAAGGATCTGAATTTGCAACACTTCATTTCACTTAAGAAATGCATTTGGGACACTCCTTTTGAtgctttttgcttatttttagtagatGCTGATTTGCGACGAGAACAGAAACAGAGGAAGTGGaggttttttcctttttcttcctgtttataTGAGATCACACACATGAtggtcacagaaaaaaaaccctgaagccTCAAACCCTTGAATGCACCACAGAATTGGTATACAGCATGTTTCTGTGCAGTCTAACTGTGCAGATAAAAATGATTATTCCCTCTTCAAACATTTATAAACACTGGTAGAGTCACCACTGCCTCTCACGCTCAGAGAATGTTTTTATCACAGTGGTGTTTTTAAAATATGCATGTATTACAAAATATCTGATGGTAGTCACTGGATGATGGATGATGTTCACTGGGAAATTTTTATTTTACAGGAATTTTTAACAAACAGGATCCTGCAAGCACACCAGAAATGCTCAAGGCTTTAATTCATCTGCAGCCGTTATGACTCAGTGATGTCTACTTCTGTGGTTTTATTTATGTGATAATCGCTTGAATTTCAAACCCAAAGCTGTGTGGGAAATGGATCTGTGATTGAGAATTGAGAAACCAAATTAAGACCCAAGTATTAATACAAAACAACAGTGAAAGATGAGATCGCCTCAGGTTAAAGGAGAGGAGTATGTCCAGAAGAAAAGCGGAGTGGAAAATACAAGTCCAGCACGTAGAGATAAAATGACTTCCAAGcccctagagagagagagagagagtgagagagagacacagcCATGCAGGGAAGAAACACAAACTGTCACAGACTtaaaaagaaaaggaggaggctGACTGTGGTCAACGGTGATAATTCAGCAGCTCCGTAGGCAAGACACTGAGGAGTTAAAACTCATCCCCTCTCATTTTTCTCCCATTCCAAAGGATCCATCTGGAGTCTTCAGTAGGtaaatttcatttattattcataaCTATTGAACGGTAATGCATGGACAACATACTTGGCGCATTCTTCTCAAGTAGCAAACAACTGAAGATGGAATATAAAAAATGAAGAGCAACTATAGTGGATATCTAGGACAGGTACGATCCATCTAATATGtgtattaatattattttaaatgttattattgtattattgttcATGACAAAGGTGTGAGGAGTTAAGAATGTTAAGCTATCCCAAGCTGTAAACTAGAATTGTCAGTCTGTTATTAATGCCAGAGAAAGTTGAAAAGTGATTTACTTGGTAAAACACTGTTGCTTGGTTAAGTACAGGTTTAGTCCCTAATATGTATTGGAAGAATTTATATAGTAAACCTGAATTATCTCATTTTCCaaacctacactgcaaaaatccaaatcttaccaagtgtattttctcatttctagtcaaaatatctcatcacatttaaaataagacataatcgcctaaagagtaacttgtaagtgagatataagatattggcagattgtttttgcttgaattaagcaaaaaaaaatcttaaattaagcaaaaaaaaataaaaaatctggcaatggaacaagtgaaaattatcttggcaagatttcttgatataacattttcaagatctattgtctaaaaataagttctcattatatctcactgaaaagttagtctttaggtgattatgccttattgtaagtgtgatgagatattttgactagaaatgagaaaaatacacttggtaagatttggatttttgtagCGTATGGCTTATTGTCAGAGAGGTCCATTGTAATTTTTTCATGCCATCCAGGTAAGTTGTTTCTGTGTGCATGTACTGATGACAGTTGAAAAAGTAAATACAAagtaaaagaggaagaaaagaagtggaaaaaataataataatagacagtGCATTTTGATCAGGTTTGAACTATGTTGCAGGGAGGAGTTTATTGTGAAGGTCTGTAATTTCAGTGGAGGTGGTCTCTAAGGTATAGATTGCGGTCATAAGTCAATGATCTCCATCAGTTCATCTGAGTTAAGGATGAAAAAGGACAAACTGAGACGAACATAATTCTGGATATTAAAATCTCATTAGTTGTGAATGTATTCAAGTCTTTTGTCTGTTGCATCAGAAAGGGCATTTTTAAGAAAAGTAATTATTTCACCCCCCTTTTAAAACCAACTATTTCTCATTTCAGTATTGACACACCAACTGAGGCACACTCATATCACAATGACAGTTCAGCCAAAGCCAAAATATAAGCTGAGATGGAGTCATGAGTTAGAGTAACAATGAAATGGAAAAAGTTGTGAGGGTGGGATGGTGACCTTTCAGCCAGAGGAAAAGAGAATTGAGCAAGGTGAGATGATTACAAATGGAAAATATGCTGAGAATAAGAGGATTTTGGGAAGCGTGCCTCAACAGTGTTTGGAATGAGAGTCCGTTATTCAGATCAAAGCAGGAGAAATGATTGATTTCCTCAATATCTGAAAGTTCATTTAGCAAAATTATGTCCGTATTATTGGATTTAGCCATGACCTGGGAACTTAACCTCATTAAATCTTGTTGTTCTATAATCTCCAAGACTGCAATAATGCTATTGTGTCATGGTGCCATCCACTCATCTTCATGACTGTCTTAGAGGTAGAAGCTCTACTAATCAAGGTCTAAATCCCAAGACTCACTGATAGACTGATTGTTGTGATCAGTCTCCGAGCTGCAATTTCATTGATACAAtagctgaaaaaattattagaccaccccttgttttcttcaatatcttggtcattttaatgactggtacaactaaaggtacatttgtttggacaaatataatgataacaacaaaaatagctcataagagtttaatttcagagctgatatctatccattttccatgtattcttgataataaccaaaatcacttcagttcttacatgaatagttatggcattgtactgacaaaaacagtgcttttaggcattccatgttttcttttctgtctgttttagtcacatgatacacgtaggagttagtacttgattgcataaccattgtttctgatgacttttgatggtctaataattttttccgcaactgtacatgAATTTTGCGTTTAGGTGTAATGATAAAAGAATTGCCTAAGGGGTTTTTAATTTTGCTGTACTTCTCTGTAGATGACTCTGAAGATGAAGACACCATCTATACTCATGACCACACCGTCCATCCTCCATGAGAAACTAAATATCAGCTCTTCAGAACAGCCAAGTGTGTGGCTGAACAACAGCACATTACCACCAATCAAGTCACCGAGCTTATGGATGTCATGTTTCACTATGATACTAGGGACTGTTTCCAACCTCACTGCTCTTGGCATCTTGGTTAAATCTCGATTCCGATTTCGACGACAATCTAAAGCTCCATTTCTTCTACTAACGGTGGCTTTACTACTGGCTGACCTTGCTGGTCATGTGATCCTAGGTGCCTTTGCCACGTCCCTGCATATAAAGCAGAGTTATAGAATAGGAACTGGGAAGCCCAGTATGACTTTCTGCCACATTTTCGGGGCATGTATGGTATTTTTTGGCTTATGCCCTTTGCTGTTGGGTTGTGCCATGGCAGTGGAGCGCTGCATAGCCATTACCTACCCATTTTTTCATGCTAGTATGATCACAGTGGCTCATGTGAGAGGagttgtgttatttttgtgttctcTTGCACTCATACTTGCAGTTCTACCTTTATGTGCTATTGGTACTTACACTACTCAGTCTCCAGGAACTTGGTGTTTCTTGCCCGTCCATGGTCCACAGTCAACAATGGACAGAAATCTGGCTCTTGCCTTCTCATGTCTTGGGCTCACTGCACTCACTGTTTCCCTGCTGTGCAACATCCTGAGTGGTCTGGCATTGCTGCAGGCTAGAAAGAAGACCCAGAATGTTAATACAAAACCAGCAGCTCACTGCATCCGTCGAGCATCATCTGCTTCATcttcctctttattttgttcattggaTGTTGAAATGATGGCACAACTGGCAGTGATCACTGTTGTTTCCTGTGTGTGCTGGACTCCTTTCCTAGTGAGTACTGCTTTTTCAAACTGTCTCAAACCGCAGAATTAGATTTTAGCACCATTTCACCATGAGTAACAAAAGGTCAGGAGTGGAAAAGTTTACATATCCTTTACTTTAGTTAAAGCACAAATAACATGTTGTGAAAAAACTTGTCGACATATAAAAGTTCCACATTCAAAACCTTattaaactaaaatgattcacaCATTATCAATTAAATTTACTCAGAgtacaatgcagtaaaacagtggttcccaaccttttttggctcatgaccccattttaacatcacaaacttctggcgaccccagacattcaaaacaaagacattttatttgctaaaattaatttgtttttgatcgtgtaatagtttgctataatatgttgcaaataaacgttaattttaggcaacatttaggctacatactgtaaatttttattagtaagttttaatttatttacttatttattttttaatcaattattagaaatttcaggcgaacccacgtggggtctggaccccaaggttgaaaaacactggattagctgctcccaatcccctttttaagttgtttggtaTAGTCTGTTCtctctcaaactgataaaatcttgtgccacaaacatcttaaaccagtgtacacatctgaatgaaggggttaacccagtggttcccaacctattttggctcgtgaccccattttaacatcacaaatttctggcgaccccggacattcaaaatggagacattttatttgctaaaattaatttgtttttgatcgtgtaatagtttgctataatatgttgcaaataaacgttaattttaggcaacatttaggctatatactgtaaatttttattagaaggttttattttttatcaattacaagaaatttcaggcgactccatttgaattccaggcaaccctacatggggtcccaaccccaaggttgaaaaacactgcagtaaaatGTTACATGCTattatattcatgtcactgttaGATTCATCTGTACTTTACATTTTACTGAGGCTAAGCTCATTTAACTACTCTCTATATTGTTAGGTTGTTTattctacagcaatgcatcataatgtgtaaaatcatcatatgtttgtatcATTGCTGTCCTGTGAGAGGCTAAAAAGTCAACTTTAATGAGCTCAGAGAAAAAGTCCATTGTCAGACTTGTGATAATACCTCTACCTAACAATCCAAAAAGGATTAGGAAGGATTTtggattatttttt
This region includes:
- the ptger1c gene encoding prostaglandin E receptor 1c (subtype EP1) isoform X2, whose product is MTLKMKTPSILMTTPSILHEKLNISSSEQPSVWLNNSTLPPIKSPSLWMSCFTMILGTVSNLTALGILVKSRFRFRRQSKAPFLLLTVALLLADLAGHVILGAFATSLHIKQSYRIGTGKPSMTFCHIFGACMVFFGLCPLLLGCAMAVERCIAITYPFFHASMITVAHVRGVVLFLCSLALILAVLPLCAIGTYTTQSPGTWCFLPVHGPQSTMDRNLALAFSCLGLTALTVSLLCNILSGLALLQARKKTQNVNTKPAAHCIRRASSASSSSLFCSLDVEMMAQLAVITVVSCVCWTPFLVHIAVMQFDPSPTLPDRFILLGLRMASWNQILDPWVYILLRRAVLLKVCCAFNTKRATYSSTVNREVFSMQ
- the adgre5a gene encoding adhesion G protein-coupled receptor E1; the encoded protein is MVGRWNLLVLAVYLSFIVVLSKPSCPKGFSLKKKVCVDEDECDIDPGDIGPCGLNANCLNAYGSFYCQCKAGFTAGQHTVNFSAESSASCRDINECLEGGHICGPNAQCINRIGDYSCSCKKGFISSTGVKTFLNNDNDNVTCTDINECEAGNVCGQNAVCTNTPGSYHCVCNPGFGLKSGQTTFSGNQEQCEDICMIDTTICGNGTCHRGASGHYCACHAGFTNYGNKASRCTALNCDDFKDMNDLKEKSHITRELMMQLKSSCVELTESENPTDLDGEDLLKRLLAVIDEVLLSGSLHDNRKVSTFLDTVEIILKLIGPFNKPPGTKKSSTHGDLELLIHKGSVLPQGAVTLSTKHAQLDIQLETAAGEPSHYPGFATASLLTYTNLEDYANGFFSGMIKEEDQTYKINSKIVTVTVSNKHTSHLSEPVKLTFHHLEESTENRTCVFWNSSEAGGTWSANGCDVVLEESNHTHTVCSCHHLSSFAVLMALYEIEDKFELQLITWVGLSLSLICLFICILTFSLIRSIQSPRTTIHLNLCISLFIAIVIFLAGISRTENPVGCAVVAGLLHFFYLAAFCWMCLEGIQLFRMVVLVFNTTFKPLYMMAGGYGVPAVIVTITALVNAKGYGTKRYCWLSLQSIWSFFGPACVIIIINIFFFLITVWKLAQKFSSLNPDLDNLQKIKAFIITAVAQLCVLGTMWIFGCFQFEEKTIIMSYLFTIFGSLQGVMLFVMHCLFSKQVREEYGNILSRFCAPQKKRYSEFGYSNSSKAHGSKSTQDTGESHL
- the ptger1c gene encoding prostaglandin E receptor 1c (subtype EP1) isoform X1, producing the protein MKSNYSGYLGQMTLKMKTPSILMTTPSILHEKLNISSSEQPSVWLNNSTLPPIKSPSLWMSCFTMILGTVSNLTALGILVKSRFRFRRQSKAPFLLLTVALLLADLAGHVILGAFATSLHIKQSYRIGTGKPSMTFCHIFGACMVFFGLCPLLLGCAMAVERCIAITYPFFHASMITVAHVRGVVLFLCSLALILAVLPLCAIGTYTTQSPGTWCFLPVHGPQSTMDRNLALAFSCLGLTALTVSLLCNILSGLALLQARKKTQNVNTKPAAHCIRRASSASSSSLFCSLDVEMMAQLAVITVVSCVCWTPFLVHIAVMQFDPSPTLPDRFILLGLRMASWNQILDPWVYILLRRAVLLKVCCAFNTKRATYSSTVNREVFSMQ